The genomic segment CAACATTCTTGTCGGGAAGCTCTTTGACGGGCAGATCGATTATTTGCAGTCCTTTGGGGTTCTTTCCACAGGTGTATATGTGGAACTGGCAATGGTCCTGCCGTATGTGTTCTCCTTTTATCTTGTCCTGGGGCTTCTGGAGGATTCCGGCTATCTGCCAAGGCTTGCAGTAATGCTGGACAATTTGATGCACAAAGTTGGGCTGCACGGTTTTGCCATTGTCCCTACCCTGCTTGCCTTTGGCTGCAATGTCCCGGGGATCCTTGCCACTAGAGTGCTGGACAGTAAAAGAGAAAGGTTCATAGCCTCGACCCTCATTTCCATAGGCATCCCCTGCGCCGCGCTGCAGGCAATGATAATAGGGGTGCTGGGCTCCTACGGGGCCTGGCCCATAGTGATCGTATACCTTTTTTTGTTTTTGTCGTGGGTAATACTTGGGACCCTTCTGAACCGCCTTGTAAAAGGGTTCAGTCCGGAACTTCTGCTCGAGATCCCGCCCTATCGTATGCCTCCGCTAAGGATGTTCTATCTCAAAATAAAATGGCGCATTAAACAATTCCTTTGGGAAGCCGCTCCTATAGTGCTTGCGGGCGTTTTTGCGGTCAACATAATGTACTCTCTCGGGCTGTTCGATATTGTCGCCTCTGCCGCCGCTCCGCTGGTAACAGGCCTGTGGGGACTGCCAAAAGAAGCGGTGTCTTCTATCGCCATCGGGTTCCTGCGTAAAGATGTGGCGGTCGGAATGCTGGCACCGCTCGGACTTACTGTCAAACAGTTGATAATATCGTGCGTGGTGCTTTCCATGTTCTTTCCCTGCATAGCGACATTCACGGTCCTTCTAAAGGAACTGGGCTTTAAGGCAATGATCGCTTCAACAGCCATAATGGTGATCACCTCAGTTGCAGCCGGAACGCTGCTGAATATGATCCTGTAAAGAGAATACCATGGGACTTTCTTCCAGCATGGAGAACTATCTTGAGACCATCTATCTGGTTGAGAAGGAGCACGGACATGCCCACATTAAGGACATTGCACAAGCGATAAAGATAAGCATGCCTTCGGTTAACCAGGCGCTCAAAAAGCTCAAGAAAGCAAAACTCCTTGACTCCAAGCGCTACGGTCCGGTCCACTTGACTGAAAAGGGAAGATCGGTGGCAGAAAAGATCTTTCAGCGCCATAAGATTATCAGCGATTTTCTTTGCCTGGTGCTGGGAGCCGACAGAAGGACCGCCGAAGAAGATGCCTGCAGGATAGAGCACATATTAAGCCTCTCAACCTTTGAAAAGCTTCAGTCCTTTATGGCCACAAAGACCTGACCCTGCCATTTTTGGGAATTTCCACCGCCTGCCGGCTGGCAGGCAGGTATTTCAACTGCATTTCGATTGTATTTCCTTTTTTAAATCTATTATAATTGTCTTATGCCTGCTTTCACTTATGAACTCAACGGCTCGCTCTATCTAAATCTGACCAACCGGTGCAGCAATTCCTGCACTTTCTGCATCAAATACAAGAGCAGGTCTTTTGAGGGCAGGCACGACCTTTGGCTGACACGCGAACCTCAGGCAGAAGAAGTGCTGAAAGAGGTCGGGAACCCCGCAAGATACCGGCAGATAGTATTCTGCGGTTACGGAGAACCTCTTATAAGGCTTGAAACGGTAAAAAAAATAGCAGGAGAACTAAAAAAAAGCGGAGCCTACATAAGGATAGACACCGACGGTCAGGCAAACCTTTTCCACGGCAGGAACATTATTCCCGAACTGGCCGGGCTCATAAACGAGCTTAACATAAGCCTCAACGCCCAGGACAGCGGGACCTACGAAAAACTCTGCCGTTCTGTCTGGGGGGAAAAAGGGTACCAGGCCATCCTTGACTTTGCGAAAAAAGCAAAAGAGGCTTCTCCTGCCATCCCAAAAGTGGTACTGTCCTTGGTTGACCTTCCATCTGTCAACAAAGAAAAGTGCGCACAAATAGCAGAAAGCCTTGGAGTAGAGCTGAGGGTCCGTCCCTATTACGAGGAAACTTATGTTGCCTGAATATGATCTGATAGTGATAGGCTCGGGGCCGGGGGGCAATAACGCGGCCTGGACCGCCGCCAGCCTTGGAAAAAAGGTCCTGATAGTGGAAAAGGATGAGGTCGGCGGCATCTGCCTTAACCGGGGCTGCATGCCGACAAAGTCCCTCGTTGCAAGCGCGCAGTTATTTTCCAACACAAAAAGGGCCGGAGAATTCGGAATTAAGATAGAAAACCCGTCTTTTGAATGGAAAGACATCATAGAGAGGAAGAACAGGATCGTCCATAAATTGCGCAAGGGATTGGAATTTTCGTTCAAGAAACTGGGCATCGAGGTTGTTAAAGGCACGGGCACGATCACCCAACCCGGCACCGTATCGATCGTAGGGACAATTCATGAATCGCCCATAATTGCAAAATCCCCCGCCATCATCATATCCACCGGCTCCGAAAATAAACATTTGCCGGGTTTGGAAAATGCCATCACCAGCGATGAAGCATTGAACCTTACGGAACTGCCAAAAAGCATGACAATGATCGGGTCCGGTGCGATCGGAATTGAATTTGCCTGCATATTCAACGCCTTTGGAGTTGATGTTACGGTCATAGAAATGATGCCGCAAATCCTGCCCGGCATGGATGAGGAGATCTCAAAACTTTTGGAACAGATACTCAAAAGAAAAGGCATAAAAATACAAACGAACACCCGTGCCGGAACGGTCCCCGGTCTACGGTCTACGGTTCCCGTTTTTTCCGCCATCGGCCGCACCTTCAAAAGGATAGAAGTAAATGAGCGGCTGCAGACCAAAGACAAAGGAGTTTACGCCGTTGGAGATGTAACGGGAGTATCCGCGTACGCTCATTCCGCCGCAATGCAGGGGATCGTTGCCGCCAAAAATATCTGCGGGATGGATGCGGTTATGGATTATTCTGCTATCCCCGCCTGCGTGTTCTCCAGCCCGGAGGTCGCAACAGTTGGGCTTTCGCAGAAGCAGGCAAAAGAGAGCGGGTTGGACGCAAAAGTATCCAGGATCGATCTGGCGGCTGTGGGCAAATACGCAACTATTTCGGAGCGTGAAGGCTTTGTAAAGCTTGTGGCCGAAAGGTCTTCGGGCAGGCTCCTGGGCTGTCAGATGATAGGACATGGGGCTACCGACCTTATTGCGGAAGCAACTCTGGCTATCAAAAATGGCCTTTCCGCCAAAGACCTTGTTGACACGGTCCACGCCCACCCCACCCTGCCGGAGGCTATCTGGGAAGCTGCGGGAGGCTTGCTGTAAAACATGCAACAACTTCCGGAGTGGCTCATCAAACGCGTTCCCAAAGCAAGCAACATGAGAAAAGTGCGTGAGCTTATCGGTGATGACAGTATTCATACTGTCTGCGAGTCTGCTTCCTGCCCAAACATCGGCGAGTGCTTTTCAAAAAACACTGCGACCTTTATGATACTCGGAGATACATGTACCAGAGCATGT from the Candidatus Margulisiibacteriota bacterium genome contains:
- a CDS encoding nucleoside recognition domain-containing protein; the protein is NILVGKLFDGQIDYLQSFGVLSTGVYVELAMVLPYVFSFYLVLGLLEDSGYLPRLAVMLDNLMHKVGLHGFAIVPTLLAFGCNVPGILATRVLDSKRERFIASTLISIGIPCAALQAMIIGVLGSYGAWPIVIVYLFLFLSWVILGTLLNRLVKGFSPELLLEIPPYRMPPLRMFYLKIKWRIKQFLWEAAPIVLAGVFAVNIMYSLGLFDIVASAAAPLVTGLWGLPKEAVSSIAIGFLRKDVAVGMLAPLGLTVKQLIISCVVLSMFFPCIATFTVLLKELGFKAMIASTAIMVITSVAAGTLLNMIL
- a CDS encoding metal-dependent transcriptional regulator: MGLSSSMENYLETIYLVEKEHGHAHIKDIAQAIKISMPSVNQALKKLKKAKLLDSKRYGPVHLTEKGRSVAEKIFQRHKIISDFLCLVLGADRRTAEEDACRIEHILSLSTFEKLQSFMATKT
- a CDS encoding TatD family nuclease-associated radical SAM protein, whose amino-acid sequence is MPAFTYELNGSLYLNLTNRCSNSCTFCIKYKSRSFEGRHDLWLTREPQAEEVLKEVGNPARYRQIVFCGYGEPLIRLETVKKIAGELKKSGAYIRIDTDGQANLFHGRNIIPELAGLINELNISLNAQDSGTYEKLCRSVWGEKGYQAILDFAKKAKEASPAIPKVVLSLVDLPSVNKEKCAQIAESLGVELRVRPYYEETYVA
- a CDS encoding FAD-dependent oxidoreductase, with product MLPEYDLIVIGSGPGGNNAAWTAASLGKKVLIVEKDEVGGICLNRGCMPTKSLVASAQLFSNTKRAGEFGIKIENPSFEWKDIIERKNRIVHKLRKGLEFSFKKLGIEVVKGTGTITQPGTVSIVGTIHESPIIAKSPAIIISTGSENKHLPGLENAITSDEALNLTELPKSMTMIGSGAIGIEFACIFNAFGVDVTVIEMMPQILPGMDEEISKLLEQILKRKGIKIQTNTRAGTVPGLRSTVPVFSAIGRTFKRIEVNERLQTKDKGVYAVGDVTGVSAYAHSAAMQGIVAAKNICGMDAVMDYSAIPACVFSSPEVATVGLSQKQAKESGLDAKVSRIDLAAVGKYATISEREGFVKLVAERSSGRLLGCQMIGHGATDLIAEATLAIKNGLSAKDLVDTVHAHPTLPEAIWEAAGGLL